A genomic segment from Myxocyprinus asiaticus isolate MX2 ecotype Aquarium Trade chromosome 36, UBuf_Myxa_2, whole genome shotgun sequence encodes:
- the LOC127427212 gene encoding carbonic anhydrase 4-like, which yields MFLFLIDECFIHGLPYSLSTPVAQCTNPSWCYHMPSCSDVTWDALARKECNGTQQSPIDIVTANVQADANLTSFNFTGYDDNTTLTEIENTGKTIKVTLDDKKMYVEGGDLPGLFTSTQFHLHWGNGSAMPGSEHTVDGKRYPMELHIVNKAVRTANVSSDSVLAAFGFFIEASNATLKPKSWKTLTSYLAKIANAGAKMHINHSISMDDLLPGMDRTKYYRYLGSLTTPNCKEGVVWTVFKNSIKVSQDLIDLFSAAVYINTSTNSPLMTYTFRGVRPINSRFVTSHVAGGMSLFHIVDRNVKSLLGLPESMRLNLIQLGPGVHTVQQQAHETTDYKDLFRTDTVGKLPVVYHMGLDESVHPTVCAPRRIPLAMKDKVAQELERMTRLGIISPVEEATPWVSAMAAAVKKDVTVHICIDPVHLNMLS from the exons ATGTTCTTATTTTTGATAGATGAATGCTTTATTCATGGTCTGCCTTACAGTTTGTCTACCCCTGTTGCACAGTGCACCAATCCAT CTTGGTGCTATCACATGCCATCATGTA gtgatgTCACTTGGGATGCACTTGCCAGGAAAGAGTGTAATGGCACTCAACAGTCTCCAATAGACATTGTAACTGCCAATGTTCAAGCTGATGCCAATTTAACCTCTTTTAACTTCACTGGTTATGATGACAACACCACCTTAACTGAGATTGAAAATACTGGCAAGACAA TTAAGGTTACTCTTGATGATAAGAAAATGTACGTAGAAGGAGGTGATCTACCAGGCTTGTTTACCAGTACGCAGTTTCATCTTCACTGGGGTAATGGCAGTGCCATGCCTGGATCTGAACACACTGTAGATGGCAAACGATATCCTATGGAG TTGCATATAGTGAATAAGGCTGTTCGTACTGCAAATGTGTCGAGTGATTCTGTATTAGCTGCCTTTGGTTTCTTCATTGAG GCCTCGAATGCCACTCTGAAACCAAAAAGCTGGAAGACCTTAACATCCTATCTAGCAAAAATTGCCAATGCAG GTGCTAAAATGCACATCAACCATTCTATCTCCATGGATGATCTGCTTCCTGGAATGGACAGGACTAAATATTACCGTTATCTTGGTTCTTTGACCACACCCAACTGCAAGGAAGGTGTAGTGTGGACAGTCTTCAAAAACTCCATCAAAGTCAGCCAGGATTTG ATCGACCTCTTCAGTGCAGCTGTCTACATCAACACATCGACAAACTCCCCCCTAATGACCTACACTTTCAGAGGTGTTCGGCCAATCAATAGCAGGTTTGTGACGTCGCATGTGGCAG GTGGCATGTCGCTATTCCACATAGTGGACAGAAATGTCAAAAGCCTGTTAGGCCTACCAGAGAGTATGAGGTTAAATCTCATCCAACTCGGCCCAGGGGTACATACTGTACAACAACAGGCTCATGAGACAACTGATTATAAGGACCTGTTTCGTACTGACACTGTTGGCAAGCTTCCAGTTGTGTATCACATGGGGCTGGATGAATCTGTGCATCCCACTGTGTGTGCCCCCAGAAGGATCCCTCTAGCTATGAAAGACAAAGTAGCCCAAGAGTTGGAAAGAATGACTAGACTGGGCATCATCTCGCCCGTGGAGGAGGCAACCCCTTGGGTGTCTGCTATGGCAGCTGCAGTCAAGAAGGATGTCACAGTACACATATGCATTGACCCCGTGCACCTTAACATGCTCTCCTGA